A window from Candidatus Effluviviaceae Genus V sp. encodes these proteins:
- a CDS encoding poly-gamma-glutamate synthase PgsB, whose amino-acid sequence MWLVLLLAVAFFTYGLVEYRLHVRRLGALPVRVHVNGTRGKSSVTRLISA is encoded by the coding sequence ATGTGGCTCGTCCTTCTTCTGGCAGTGGCCTTCTTCACCTACGGGCTCGTCGAGTACCGCCTTCACGTCCGGCGTCTCGGCGCGCTCCCCGTCCGCGTGCATGTCAACGGCACGCGCGGCAAGTCGTCGGTTACACGTCTCATCTCGGC